One Rhodoferax ferrireducens T118 DNA segment encodes these proteins:
- a CDS encoding sulfate/molybdate ABC transporter ATP-binding protein, whose product MSIEIRNVSKDFGTFHALRSVNLDIESGELVALLGPSGCGKTTLLRIIAGLETADQGHIVVNGADTTSKHVRERNVGFVFQHYALFRHMSVFDNVAFGLRMKPKATRPAEAVIKQKVHELLGLVQLDWLADRYPSQLSGGQRQRIALARALAVEPEVLLLDEPFGALDAKVRKELRRWLRRLHDDLHVTSIFVTHDQEEALEVADRVVLMNSGQVEQIGSPQEVWDHPASPFVYGFLGDVNLFHGRAHEGEMLIGEDQHGLRLASPEHSDVQDSKAFAYVRPHDLDVQRYVVGLNTADQPRGIVAKLTRAMVIGPIARLELLPLDASAAGSGDIIEAQIPAQHYRELDFKEGDTLVLTPRKARVFVA is encoded by the coding sequence ATGAGCATAGAAATCCGCAACGTCAGCAAAGACTTTGGCACCTTCCACGCCCTGCGCAGCGTCAACCTGGACATCGAATCCGGTGAACTGGTAGCGCTCCTCGGCCCCTCGGGCTGCGGCAAAACAACGCTATTGCGAATCATCGCCGGACTGGAAACCGCCGACCAGGGCCACATTGTGGTCAATGGCGCAGACACGACAAGCAAGCATGTGCGCGAGCGCAACGTGGGCTTCGTGTTTCAGCACTACGCCTTGTTTCGCCATATGAGCGTGTTTGACAACGTGGCCTTTGGCCTGCGCATGAAGCCCAAGGCGACGCGCCCCGCAGAGGCCGTGATCAAGCAAAAAGTGCATGAGCTGCTGGGTCTGGTGCAGCTCGACTGGTTGGCAGACCGCTACCCGTCACAACTCTCGGGAGGGCAGCGCCAGCGCATTGCCCTGGCGCGCGCGCTGGCGGTGGAACCCGAGGTGCTGCTGCTCGATGAGCCCTTTGGAGCACTCGATGCCAAGGTGCGCAAGGAGTTGCGCCGCTGGCTGCGCCGCCTGCATGACGACCTGCACGTCACCAGCATTTTTGTCACCCATGACCAGGAAGAAGCGCTGGAAGTGGCCGACCGGGTGGTGCTGATGAACAGCGGCCAAGTGGAGCAAATTGGCTCGCCGCAAGAGGTGTGGGACCACCCGGCAAGCCCCTTTGTCTATGGCTTTTTGGGCGACGTGAACCTGTTCCATGGTCGCGCCCATGAGGGCGAAATGCTCATCGGCGAAGACCAGCACGGTCTGCGCCTGGCCAGCCCTGAGCACAGCGATGTGCAGGACAGCAAAGCCTTTGCCTACGTGCGTCCGCATGATCTCGATGTGCAGCGCTACGTGGTGGGCTTGAACACGGCAGACCAGCCGCGCGGCATTGTGGCCAAGCTGACCCGCGCGATGGTGATTGGGCCGATTGCCCGGCTGGAGCTGCTGCCCCTGGATGCATCAGCCGCCGGCAGTGGCGACATTATTGAGGCGCAAATTCCGGCCCAGCATTACCGGGAACTCGATTTCAAGGAAGGCGACACGCTGGTGCTGACGCCACGCAAGGCAAGGGTGTTTGTGGCCTAG
- the cysW gene encoding sulfate ABC transporter permease subunit CysW, producing the protein MSARAGTSEPTWVRVSLISLALGFVLLFLLLPLAAVFTEALRKGLPAALEALREPDAWSAIRLTLITAAVAVPLNLAFGVAAAWAVAKYEFKGKAFLTTLIDLPFSVSPVVAGLIYVLMFGAQGWIGPWLAEHDIKIVFAVPGIILATIFVTFPFIARELIPLMQAQGTEEEQAAIVLGATGWQTFWHVTLPNIKWGLVYGVILCNARAMGEFGAVSVVSGHIRGQTNTLPLHVEILYNEYQSVAAFAVASLLALLAVLTLLIKSVVEWQFERDQKAAAALPPERPVA; encoded by the coding sequence ATGAGTGCGCGTGCGGGAACCTCTGAGCCCACCTGGGTACGCGTCTCCTTGATCTCACTGGCACTGGGTTTTGTGCTGCTGTTTTTGCTGCTGCCGCTGGCCGCCGTGTTCACCGAGGCGCTGCGCAAAGGCCTGCCTGCCGCACTGGAAGCTTTGCGCGAACCCGATGCCTGGAGCGCCATCAGGTTGACGCTCATCACCGCCGCCGTGGCGGTGCCGCTGAACCTGGCGTTTGGTGTGGCAGCCGCCTGGGCCGTGGCCAAGTACGAGTTCAAGGGCAAAGCGTTCTTGACCACGCTGATCGACCTGCCATTTTCCGTGTCGCCGGTGGTGGCGGGCCTGATTTACGTGTTGATGTTTGGCGCGCAGGGCTGGATCGGGCCGTGGCTGGCCGAGCACGACATCAAGATTGTGTTTGCCGTGCCGGGCATCATTCTGGCCACGATTTTTGTCACCTTTCCCTTCATCGCGCGCGAGTTGATTCCACTGATGCAGGCGCAAGGCACCGAAGAAGAGCAAGCGGCCATTGTGCTGGGCGCCACCGGCTGGCAAACCTTCTGGCACGTGACGCTGCCCAACATCAAGTGGGGGCTGGTCTATGGCGTGATCTTGTGCAACGCCCGCGCCATGGGCGAGTTTGGCGCGGTGTCGGTGGTCTCAGGCCACATCCGCGGCCAGACCAACACGCTGCCGCTGCATGTGGAGATTTTGTACAACGAATACCAGTCGGTGGCAGCTTTTGCCGTGGCCTCGCTGCTGGCGCTGCTGGCGGTGCTGACACTGTTGATCAAGTCGGTGGTGGAGTGGCAGTTTGAACGCGACCAGAAGGCGGCGGCTGCCTTGCCGCCTGAACGTCCTGTCGCTTGA
- the cysT gene encoding sulfate ABC transporter permease subunit CysT codes for MTSAILSTSPLAGGLPAKRATRRVLPGFKLTLGYTLFYLSLIVLIPLSALLFKTFTLTWVEFWAAVASPRVLASYRLTFGASFVAALVNVFFGLLLAWVLVRYSFPGKKIIDALVDLPFALPTAVAGISLTALLAGNGWIGQYLEPLGIQLAFNRNGIVIALIFIGLPFVVRTVQPVLEDAEKELEEAATCLGASRWQTFRYVIFPTIAPALLTGFAMAFARAIGEYGSVIFIAGNMPMISEITPLIIIGKLEQYDYAGATAVATVMLGISFVMLLVINGLQAWQRRRSGGKS; via the coding sequence ATGACCTCTGCCATCCTCTCCACATCGCCCCTCGCGGGTGGCTTGCCCGCCAAACGCGCCACCCGGCGCGTGCTGCCGGGTTTCAAGCTGACGCTCGGCTACACGCTTTTCTACCTCAGCCTGATCGTGCTGATTCCGCTCTCAGCCCTGCTGTTCAAGACCTTCACCCTGACCTGGGTGGAGTTCTGGGCCGCCGTGGCCAGTCCGCGCGTGCTGGCTTCGTACCGGCTGACCTTTGGGGCATCGTTTGTGGCGGCATTGGTCAACGTGTTTTTTGGCCTGTTGCTGGCCTGGGTGCTGGTGCGCTACAGCTTCCCAGGCAAGAAAATCATCGATGCGCTGGTGGACTTGCCGTTTGCCCTGCCCACTGCGGTGGCGGGCATTTCACTGACTGCGCTGCTGGCCGGCAATGGTTGGATTGGCCAATACCTGGAGCCGCTGGGTATCCAGTTGGCGTTCAACCGCAACGGCATCGTGATTGCGCTGATCTTCATTGGCCTGCCGTTTGTGGTGCGCACCGTGCAGCCGGTGCTGGAAGACGCCGAGAAAGAACTGGAAGAAGCCGCCACCTGCCTGGGCGCGAGCCGCTGGCAGACCTTTCGCTACGTGATCTTCCCGACCATCGCGCCCGCGCTGCTGACCGGTTTTGCCATGGCCTTTGCGCGTGCCATCGGCGAATACGGCTCGGTGATTTTCATTGCAGGCAACATGCCCATGATTTCTGAAATCACGCCGCTGATCATCATCGGCAAGCTCGAACAATACGACTACGCCGGTGCCACCGCCGTGGCCACGGTGATGCTCGGTATTTCGTTTGTCATGCTGCTGGTCATCAACGGTCTGCAAGCCTGGCAGCGCCGCCGCTCCGGGGGTAAGTCATGA
- a CDS encoding sulfate ABC transporter substrate-binding protein: MKFMQKVALAIAGIALTATQFAAAQTLLNASYDVSREFYKDYNAAFVAHYKKTTGKDVKVDQSHGGSSAQARAVNDGLNADVVTMNTTTDVEFLAKSGIVAADWAKRFPNNASPTTSTMLFLVRNGNPKGIKDWNDLIRPDVKVIVVNPKTGGNGRMAYLAAWGYVRKTGGTDAQAAEFVSKLFKNVPVLAKGGRDATTIFLQRNIGDVLITFESEVVSVDREFGAGKVDAIHPSVSIIAENPVAVVERTVAKKGTGDLAKAYLNYLYSDEAQEIAAKHGIRPSNQKVLTKYASTFKPLQLFPVSEYFGSLSEAQKVHFNDGGQFDKIYTVK; encoded by the coding sequence ATGAAATTTATGCAAAAAGTGGCTCTAGCCATTGCCGGCATTGCGCTTACAGCTACACAATTTGCAGCAGCTCAGACCCTGCTCAATGCGTCTTACGACGTGTCGCGCGAGTTCTACAAAGACTACAACGCAGCTTTTGTGGCCCATTACAAAAAGACCACGGGCAAGGATGTCAAGGTGGATCAATCGCACGGCGGCTCCAGCGCGCAAGCCCGGGCGGTGAACGATGGGCTGAACGCCGATGTGGTCACCATGAACACCACCACCGATGTCGAGTTTCTGGCCAAAAGCGGCATCGTCGCGGCTGACTGGGCCAAACGTTTCCCCAACAATGCCTCACCCACCACGTCGACCATGCTGTTTCTGGTGCGCAACGGCAACCCCAAAGGCATCAAGGACTGGAACGACCTGATTCGCCCCGATGTGAAGGTGATCGTGGTCAACCCCAAAACCGGTGGCAATGGCCGCATGGCCTACCTGGCCGCCTGGGGCTATGTGCGCAAAACGGGCGGCACCGACGCGCAAGCGGCTGAGTTTGTGAGCAAGCTGTTCAAGAACGTGCCCGTGCTGGCCAAGGGCGGGCGTGATGCCACCACCATCTTTTTACAGCGCAACATTGGCGACGTGCTGATCACGTTTGAGTCTGAAGTGGTGTCGGTGGACCGCGAATTTGGCGCCGGCAAGGTGGATGCCATCCACCCGTCGGTCAGCATCATTGCCGAAAACCCGGTGGCAGTCGTTGAGCGTACCGTGGCCAAGAAAGGTACCGGCGATTTGGCCAAGGCTTACCTGAACTACCTGTACTCCGACGAAGCGCAAGAAATCGCCGCCAAGCACGGCATTCGCCCAAGCAACCAAAAAGTGTTGACCAAATACGCCAGCACCTTCAAACCGCTGCAATTGTTCCCGGTGAGCGAGTACTTTGGCTCGCTCTCTGAAGCGCAAAAGGTTCACTTCAACGACGGCGGCCAGTTCGACAAGATCTATACCGTCAAGTAA
- a CDS encoding RBBP9/YdeN family alpha/beta hydrolase — protein MVSIIIIPGWRDSPAGHWQSLWADQLPGAVRVQQDDWVAPSRSAWVASIARTVLAQTKPVVIAAHSLGCIATVHLPPEANARIKGALLVAPADPERRGVLADFAPVPCQTLPYHSIIVASNNDPYCPVRTAGAYARAWGSEFVRLQNAGHINLEAGFGPWPLGLALLQSLIGEAVAFEQAALAAA, from the coding sequence ATGGTCAGCATCATCATCATTCCCGGCTGGCGCGATTCGCCGGCTGGCCACTGGCAGAGCCTGTGGGCCGACCAACTGCCGGGCGCGGTCCGTGTGCAGCAAGATGACTGGGTGGCACCTTCGCGCAGCGCCTGGGTTGCGTCCATTGCCCGCACGGTACTGGCTCAAACCAAACCGGTGGTGATTGCCGCGCACAGCCTGGGCTGCATTGCCACCGTCCACTTGCCCCCTGAGGCCAACGCCCGCATCAAGGGTGCGCTGCTGGTGGCCCCGGCCGACCCCGAGCGCCGGGGTGTGCTGGCCGACTTTGCCCCGGTGCCGTGCCAGACCCTGCCGTACCACAGCATCATCGTGGCCAGCAACAACGACCCCTATTGCCCGGTCCGCACCGCAGGCGCTTACGCCCGGGCCTGGGGCAGCGAATTTGTACGGCTGCAAAACGCGGGGCACATCAACCTGGAGGCGGGCTTTGGTCCCTGGCCGCTGGGGCTGGCGCTGCTGCAGTCGCTCATCGGTGAAGCTGTCGCCTTTGAACAAGCTGCTTTGGCCGCAGCCTGA
- a CDS encoding NmrA family NAD(P)-binding protein, which yields MTLPRILVTGAAGNTGFQTTQQLLEKGFPVRALVRRVDARSDALKALGAEIQVGNLQDMDDVRQALRDVQRAYFCAPLLRGGLSASAIFASAAQEQRLEVVVALSQWLADPLHPSIHTRETWLSDKMLSWMPDVDVVTVNPGWFADNYMAALEPIAQFGMMPMPLGEGMNAPPSNEDIARVIVAALERPEPHIGKTYRPTGPALLSPEDIAATYAKVLGRPVKYVNAPVGMFTKVARALNFPDFTIAQVLWYLDDYQRNAFAVGAPTQAVLEVTGQRPEDFETIVRRYIGQSPSAQRNMGARLRALGSMVKILLTPALDPTRFARSNDFPRLTQTALAADSAQWLATHTPGLDLPAVHLVATPRAQ from the coding sequence ATGACACTGCCCCGCATACTGGTCACCGGCGCCGCCGGAAACACCGGCTTTCAGACCACACAGCAATTGCTGGAAAAAGGCTTCCCGGTGCGCGCACTGGTGCGCCGCGTGGACGCCCGCAGCGACGCCTTGAAAGCGCTCGGCGCAGAGATACAAGTGGGCAATCTGCAGGACATGGACGATGTGCGCCAGGCCCTTCGGGATGTGCAACGCGCCTATTTCTGTGCGCCGCTGCTGCGGGGCGGATTAAGTGCCAGTGCCATATTTGCCAGCGCCGCGCAAGAGCAGCGGCTTGAGGTCGTCGTGGCCCTGAGCCAGTGGCTGGCCGATCCGCTGCATCCCTCCATCCACACACGCGAAACCTGGCTGTCCGACAAGATGCTGTCGTGGATGCCCGATGTTGATGTGGTCACCGTGAATCCGGGTTGGTTCGCCGACAACTACATGGCCGCGCTGGAGCCGATCGCCCAGTTCGGCATGATGCCCATGCCGCTTGGAGAAGGCATGAATGCGCCACCGTCGAACGAGGATATCGCGCGGGTGATCGTGGCCGCACTTGAACGTCCAGAGCCGCACATCGGAAAGACCTACCGGCCTACCGGACCCGCGCTGCTGTCCCCCGAAGACATTGCGGCGACCTATGCGAAGGTTCTTGGGCGGCCGGTCAAGTATGTCAATGCGCCAGTCGGGATGTTTACCAAAGTGGCCCGCGCGCTGAACTTTCCGGACTTCACGATTGCCCAGGTGCTGTGGTACCTCGATGACTACCAGCGCAACGCGTTTGCCGTGGGAGCACCGACGCAGGCCGTGCTGGAGGTCACCGGGCAACGGCCGGAAGATTTCGAGACGATTGTTCGCCGCTACATCGGCCAATCGCCCAGCGCGCAAAGAAACATGGGCGCCCGCCTGCGTGCGCTGGGCAGCATGGTGAAGATCCTGTTGACGCCCGCGCTGGACCCGACACGCTTCGCACGGTCCAACGATTTTCCCCGCCTCACCCAGACTGCTTTGGCGGCGGACTCGGCGCAATGGCTCGCCACACACACGCCGGGCTTGGACCTGCCGGCGGTACATCTGGTGGCTACTCCCCGGGCGCAATAA
- a CDS encoding TetR/AcrR family transcriptional regulator: MRYPADQKAETHKQIVDIAAREFRSKGLQGIGISNLMSQVGLTHGGFYAHFKDRDALVEEAAVCAANHGFQQLMAAAQAAKPGKEVAAMLDYYLSPAHRDEPGFGCVLPALAAEIAGQADSVRDAFTQAAKQNLNQMARYMPGASEKSRLTQAMVLLSSMAGGVLVARAVNDPKLSKLLLDSVRTQLLHLYGTWLD, translated from the coding sequence ATGCGCTATCCCGCCGACCAAAAGGCCGAAACACACAAGCAGATCGTGGACATCGCCGCCAGGGAGTTCCGTAGCAAGGGACTGCAGGGGATCGGCATCTCCAATCTCATGTCGCAGGTGGGCCTGACACACGGGGGCTTCTATGCCCACTTCAAGGACCGGGATGCGCTGGTGGAAGAGGCGGCGGTTTGCGCCGCGAACCATGGTTTTCAGCAACTGATGGCGGCGGCCCAAGCGGCCAAGCCCGGCAAGGAAGTGGCTGCCATGCTGGACTATTACCTGAGCCCTGCGCACCGGGATGAGCCGGGTTTTGGCTGTGTGCTCCCCGCGCTGGCAGCCGAGATTGCCGGGCAGGCGGACTCCGTGCGCGACGCCTTTACCCAGGCAGCCAAGCAGAACCTGAACCAGATGGCCCGTTACATGCCCGGTGCCAGTGAGAAGAGCCGGCTCACGCAGGCCATGGTGCTTCTCTCCAGCATGGCCGGAGGCGTGTTGGTCGCGCGGGCCGTCAACGACCCCAAGCTCAGCAAGTTATTGCTCGATTCGGTTCGCACCCAGCTGTTGCATTTGTACGGCACGTGGCTGGACTGA
- a CDS encoding putative bifunctional diguanylate cyclase/phosphodiesterase, whose protein sequence is MNETHPIQSEKPLLLLVDDLAANLHVLVAGLKADFRLKTAISGASALALLAQQADQPKLVVLDVKMPGMSGIEVLRRMRDDPHTSDIPVILLSADASEQSEIAGLHLGANDYLVKPVSTNVLIVRVRNLIQRNADRIQLRLAAHVFEYSGEAIMITDRDNQIVDVNAAFTTLTGYHKSEVLSKNPKFLSSGRTTRKEYQAMWAAIRTGGFWQGEFWDRRKDGSVFPKMMTVSVVLDRAGDIDFYLANFVDVSHYKETERRIEHLAHHDTLTGLPNRLHLQVFLEQSILIAKRMSEQLAVVFLDLDRFKTINDTLGHPVGDDLLIQVADRLKTSVRQYDMVARLGGDEFVMILRGHDMPSVASAVAEKIRLHLNQPFQIGQHTLRTATSIGIALYPGNGERMDDLMKHADTAMYFTKSEGGNGFCFFSSDMNLHAHEKLELENLLHGALENQQFELYYQPQLSLPEQQVIGAEVLLRWHHPEKGFISPAVFIPLAEATNQIGAIGEWVLENACRQASQWLRDGLPLPRIGVNVSGRQFQDKNLFTLVKRVLAETGLPADRLELEITETAVTASPDEAARLLQSLRECGIMVALDDFGQGYSSLGQLRDLPIDRLKIDAAFVRDITDEPGHPGGAIAAATIGLGHNLGFSVIAEGVETQAQLSFLMAHGCDEVQGYYFAKPMPREQFEAFLRARMEAGTVGRNLPLTPEPRMILTAAK, encoded by the coding sequence ATGAACGAGACCCACCCGATTCAATCCGAGAAGCCGCTGCTCCTGCTGGTGGACGATCTGGCGGCCAATCTGCATGTCCTGGTGGCGGGGCTCAAAGCGGATTTCCGTCTCAAGACAGCCATCAGCGGCGCTTCGGCCCTGGCGCTGCTGGCCCAGCAGGCGGACCAACCGAAACTGGTCGTGCTCGATGTCAAGATGCCCGGCATGAGCGGCATTGAGGTGCTGCGCCGGATGCGCGATGACCCGCATACCAGCGATATTCCGGTCATCCTGCTCAGTGCTGACGCATCGGAGCAAAGCGAAATCGCCGGCCTGCATCTGGGTGCCAACGACTATCTCGTTAAACCCGTATCGACCAACGTCCTGATCGTGCGGGTGCGCAATCTGATCCAGCGCAATGCCGACCGGATCCAGCTTCGCCTGGCCGCGCATGTCTTCGAGTACAGCGGCGAAGCCATCATGATTACCGACCGCGACAACCAGATTGTCGATGTCAATGCCGCCTTCACGACGTTGACCGGATACCACAAGTCCGAGGTGCTGAGCAAGAATCCCAAGTTCCTGTCCTCGGGACGGACCACGCGGAAAGAGTACCAGGCCATGTGGGCAGCCATTCGGACAGGCGGCTTCTGGCAGGGCGAGTTTTGGGATCGGCGCAAGGATGGCAGCGTTTTCCCGAAGATGATGACCGTTTCCGTGGTGCTCGACCGGGCCGGGGATATCGACTTCTATCTGGCCAATTTCGTCGATGTCAGCCACTACAAGGAAACCGAACGGCGCATCGAACACCTCGCGCACCACGATACCCTGACCGGCCTGCCGAACCGGCTGCATTTGCAGGTGTTCCTCGAGCAATCGATATTGATCGCCAAGCGCATGTCAGAACAATTGGCGGTGGTGTTCCTCGATCTGGACCGTTTCAAGACGATCAACGATACCCTCGGCCATCCGGTCGGAGATGACCTGCTGATCCAGGTGGCAGACCGCCTCAAGACAAGTGTGCGCCAGTACGACATGGTGGCAAGGCTGGGTGGCGATGAGTTTGTCATGATCTTGCGCGGCCATGACATGCCATCTGTGGCTTCAGCAGTTGCCGAAAAAATCCGCCTGCATCTCAACCAGCCGTTTCAGATTGGCCAGCACACCCTGCGCACGGCGACCAGTATCGGCATCGCCCTCTATCCCGGCAACGGGGAACGCATGGACGATCTGATGAAACATGCCGACACGGCCATGTACTTCACCAAATCGGAAGGGGGTAACGGGTTCTGTTTCTTTTCATCGGACATGAATCTGCATGCCCATGAAAAACTGGAGCTGGAAAACCTGTTGCACGGGGCGCTGGAAAATCAGCAATTCGAGTTGTATTACCAGCCCCAGCTGTCCCTGCCTGAACAACAGGTGATCGGCGCCGAGGTGTTGTTGCGCTGGCATCATCCGGAGAAGGGATTCATTTCGCCAGCGGTGTTCATCCCCCTGGCAGAAGCTACCAACCAGATTGGCGCCATCGGTGAGTGGGTGCTGGAAAACGCCTGCCGACAGGCGAGCCAATGGCTGCGAGACGGTTTGCCACTGCCGCGGATCGGCGTCAATGTCTCGGGGAGACAGTTCCAGGACAAGAATCTGTTCACACTGGTGAAACGTGTACTAGCGGAAACCGGCTTGCCGGCGGATCGATTGGAGCTGGAAATCACCGAAACGGCGGTGACGGCGTCCCCTGACGAAGCTGCACGCCTGCTCCAGTCCCTGCGCGAATGCGGCATCATGGTCGCGTTGGATGACTTCGGGCAAGGCTATTCGTCACTGGGTCAACTCAGGGACCTGCCCATTGATCGCCTGAAGATCGACGCCGCCTTTGTCCGCGATATCACTGATGAACCCGGACACCCGGGCGGCGCCATTGCCGCTGCCACCATCGGACTGGGCCACAACCTCGGATTCAGTGTGATCGCGGAAGGCGTAGAAACGCAAGCTCAATTGTCCTTCCTGATGGCGCATGGCTGTGATGAAGTCCAGGGCTATTACTTCGCAAAGCCCATGCCCAGAGAGCAGTTTGAGGCGTTCTTGCGGGCACGGATGGAGGCTGGAACAGTTGGTCGCAACTTGCCACTGACGCCCGAACCTCGAATGATTCTTACCGCTGCGAAGTAG